From Vitis vinifera cultivar Pinot Noir 40024 chromosome 3, ASM3070453v1, the proteins below share one genomic window:
- the GT3 gene encoding cinnamate beta-D-glucosyltransferase-like has product MGSESKLVHVFLVSFPGQGHVNPLLRLGKRLASKGLLVTFTTPESIGKQMRKASNITDQPTPVGDGMIRFEFFEDGWDENEPKRQDLDLYLPQLELVGKKIIPEMIKKNAEQDRPVSCLINNPFIPWVSDVAADLGLPSAMLWVQSCACFSTYYHYYHGLVPFPSEAEPEIDVQLPCTPLLKYDEVASFLYPTTPYPFLRRAILGQYKNLDKPFCILMDTFQELEPEVIKYMSKICPIKPVGPLYKNPKVPNAAVRGDFMKADDCIEWLDSKPPSSVVYISFGSVVYLKQDQVDEIAYGLLNSGVQFLWVMKPPHKDAGLELLVLPEGFLEKAGDKGKMVQWSPQEQVLAHPSVACFVTHCGWNSSMEALSSGMPVVAFPQWGDQVTDAKYLVDVFKVGVRMCRGEAENKLITRDEVEKCLIEATTGEKAAELKQNAMKWKKAAEEAVAEGGSSDRNLQEFVDEVSRMSMVLVCQSNKI; this is encoded by the coding sequence ATGGGTTCTGAATCAAAGCTAGTTCATGTATTTTTGGTCTCCTTCCCTGGACAAGGGCATGTTAACCCTTTGCTTAGGTTGGGGAAGCGTCTGGCTTCAAAGGGCTTGCTTGTGACTTTCACTACCCCAGAAAGCATTGGGAAACAGATGAGGAAAGCCAGTAATATCACTGACCAACCAACGCCGGTCGGAGATGGTATGATCAGGTTCGAGTTTTTTGAAGATGGGTGGGACGAGAACGAGCCCAAGCGCCAAGACCTCGACTTGTACTTGCCACAGCTGGAGCTCGTGGGCAAGAAGATTATTCCTGAAATGATCAAGAAGAACGCTGAACAAGATCGTCCTGTTTCGTGCCTCATCAACAATCCATTTATTCCATGGGTCTCTGATGTTGCAGCTGATCTTGGACTTCCCAGTGCCATGCTTTGGGTTCAATCTTGCGCTTGCTTTTCTACTTATTACCACTACTACCATGGCTTGGTCCCTTTTCCCTCCGAGGCTGAGCCCGAAATCGATGTTCAACTGCCATGTACGCCTCTCTTGAAGTATGATGAAGTCGCTAGTTTCCTGTACCCGACCACTCCATATCCTTTCCTGAGGAGAGCCATCTTAGGCCAGTACAAGAACCTGGACAAGCCCTTCTGTATATTGATGGATACATTCCAAGAGCTGGAACCCGAAGTCATCAAATACATGTCCAAGATCTGCCCAATCAAGCCTGTAGGACCTCTATACAAGAACCCCAAAGTGCCAAACGCCGCTGTCCGTGGCGACTTCATGAAGGCCGACGACTGCATCGAGTGGCTCGACTCCAAGCCTCCCTCCTCCGTCGTCTACATCTCTTTTGGAAGCGTCGTGTACCTGAAACAAGACCAAGTCGACGAGATCGCTTATGGGCTCTTAAACTCCGGCGTGCAATTCTTATGGGTGATGAAACCACCGCACAAAGACGCCGGCTTGGAACTCCTAGTTCTTCCAGAAGGGTTCTTGGAAAAGGCCGGCGACAAAGGCAAGATGGTCCAGTGGAGCCCGCAAGAGCAAGTCTTAGCCCACCCCTCAGTCGCCTGTTTCGTGACCCACTGCGGTTGGAACTCGTCCATGGAGGCTCTCAGCTCCGGCATGCCGGTGGTGGCATTTCCACAGTGGGGAGACCAAGTCACCGACGCCAAATATCTGGTGGACGTGTTCAAAGTTGGGGTGAGAATGTGCAGAGGTGAGGCGGAAAACAAGCTCATCACCCGGGACGAAGTGGAGAAGTGTCTGATCGAGGCCACAACCGGTGAAAAGGCGGCGGAGCTGAAGCAAAACGCCATGAAGTGGAAGAAGGCGGCGGAGGAGGCAGTTGCAGAGGGCGGCTCCTCGGATCGGAATCTTCAGGAGTTTGTTGATGAAGTCAGTAGGATGAGTATGGTGCTGGTTTGCCAgtcaaacaaaatttga